From Herbiconiux flava, one genomic window encodes:
- a CDS encoding TatD family hydrolase, protein MSSPELPDHLRTREPSDRGDQSYPPLPEALVVPVYDNHTHLEIADTSDPIDYREHLDRASAVGVRGVVQVGTDLETSRWSAEQAAREPRMLAAVALHPNEAPEYAAAGGLDAALAEIAELAGWPRVRAVGETGLDFYRTGEEGRAAQYRSFEAHIEIAKENGIALQIHDRDAHAEVIETLKRVGAPERTVFHCFSGDAELARICTENGWYMSFAGNVTFKNAHNLREALETAPRALLLVETDAPYLTPMPYRGRPNAPYLIPHTLRAMAAHLGTDVSMLAAQISSNTELVYGRWEDEPVQAS, encoded by the coding sequence GTGAGCTCGCCCGAGCTGCCCGACCACCTGCGCACGCGCGAGCCCTCCGACCGCGGCGACCAGAGCTACCCGCCGCTGCCCGAGGCGCTCGTCGTTCCCGTCTACGACAACCACACGCATCTCGAGATCGCCGACACCTCCGACCCGATCGACTACCGCGAGCACCTCGACCGAGCATCGGCCGTCGGCGTCCGCGGTGTGGTTCAGGTCGGCACCGACCTCGAGACGAGCCGCTGGTCGGCCGAGCAGGCCGCACGGGAGCCCCGCATGCTGGCCGCAGTCGCGCTGCACCCGAACGAGGCGCCCGAGTACGCCGCCGCCGGCGGGCTCGACGCGGCTCTGGCCGAGATCGCCGAGCTGGCGGGCTGGCCGCGTGTGCGCGCCGTCGGCGAGACCGGCCTCGACTTCTACCGCACGGGTGAGGAGGGCCGGGCGGCGCAGTACCGCTCCTTCGAGGCGCACATCGAGATCGCGAAAGAGAACGGCATCGCGCTGCAGATCCACGACCGCGACGCCCACGCCGAGGTCATCGAGACGCTGAAGCGCGTCGGCGCGCCCGAGCGCACCGTGTTCCACTGCTTCTCCGGCGACGCCGAGCTGGCCCGCATCTGCACCGAGAACGGCTGGTACATGTCGTTCGCCGGCAACGTCACGTTCAAGAACGCGCACAACCTCCGCGAGGCCCTCGAGACGGCGCCCCGAGCGCTCCTCCTCGTCGAGACCGACGCTCCGTACCTCACGCCGATGCCCTACCGCGGCCGGCCGAACGCGCCCTACCTCATCCCGCACACCCTGCGTGCGATGGCTGCGCACCTCGGCACCGACGTCTCCATGCTCGCCGCCCAGATCTCCTCGAACACCGAGCTGGTCTACGGCCGCTGGGAGGACGAGCCGGTGCAGGCCTCGTGA
- a CDS encoding alpha/beta hydrolase, which translates to MTSNAAYPVQLSTLRWGPPDARPAALLLHGLTSSAGTWWQVAAALAAEGWSVTAADLRGHGASPRTLGYALDDYAGDVLTLAPPGNPVRGWDLVIGHSLGGAVATVAAARHHHWARALLLLDPVLDVPEERHDALVTDLVAELGELDPAALLAANPRWHTEDATQKATAARLVSPYVVERTVRDNERWQLEPVAAGIRSRVRVLAADQEQGASFTTAEGERLSAASPTFDFAVVDGAAHSIQRDDPERVVAEALALHDGLPGVL; encoded by the coding sequence GTGACGTCGAACGCCGCCTACCCCGTCCAGCTCTCGACCCTGCGCTGGGGGCCGCCCGATGCGCGCCCGGCCGCGCTGCTGCTGCACGGCCTGACCTCGTCCGCCGGCACCTGGTGGCAGGTCGCCGCCGCCCTGGCCGCCGAGGGCTGGTCGGTCACCGCCGCCGACCTCCGCGGGCACGGGGCCTCGCCCCGCACGCTCGGCTACGCCCTCGACGACTACGCGGGTGACGTGCTCACCCTCGCGCCCCCCGGCAACCCGGTGCGCGGCTGGGACCTCGTGATCGGCCACTCCCTCGGCGGCGCCGTCGCGACGGTCGCGGCCGCCCGCCACCACCACTGGGCCCGCGCCCTGCTGCTGCTCGACCCGGTGCTCGACGTGCCCGAGGAGCGCCACGACGCCCTCGTGACCGACCTCGTCGCCGAGCTCGGCGAGCTCGACCCGGCGGCGCTGCTCGCCGCGAATCCACGTTGGCACACCGAGGACGCCACCCAGAAGGCCACCGCCGCCCGGCTCGTCAGCCCCTATGTCGTGGAGCGGACCGTGCGGGACAACGAACGGTGGCAGCTCGAGCCGGTCGCGGCGGGCATCCGCTCGAGGGTGAGGGTGCTGGCCGCCGATCAGGAGCAGGGTGCCTCGTTCACGACCGCCGAGGGGGAGCGGCTGAGCGCGGCATCGCCGACGTTCGACTTCGCCGTCGTCGACGGTGCGGCGCACTCGATCCAGCGCGACGACCCCGAGCGGGTGGTCGCCGAGGCGCTCGCCCTGCACGACGGGCTGCCCGGCGTCCTCTGA
- a CDS encoding BMP family ABC transporter substrate-binding protein: MSKFARRAGAAALAVGLVASVAACSSGGGEGDGSGDGTGATDESIILITPTPIGSNNFLQLAADGAEEAGEKYGASVDVYESEDPTSIQQNIDAAVREKPSIIIGVSFSVLDQITQAAADYPDQQFLLIDTSAEEPTENLTAAVFKEYEATYLTGVEAGLLSESGNVGVVASLDTPFLHRWVDPFFAGAESVKPGVKTAVQYVGGDNPFGDQARSKAQAQILADGGADYVQAAASGGNLGVFEAASEAGFKAFGVDTNQCLDSPGNVVDNAIKRVDVALVNSVGDILDGTTGGFTSYGLAEGGVSLTGLEDGVADSQCLIADHPDVIEKVAAVRDQIVSGEITVTDPLTAG; this comes from the coding sequence ATGTCGAAATTCGCGCGCCGAGCGGGTGCCGCAGCACTCGCCGTCGGACTCGTCGCATCCGTAGCCGCCTGCTCGAGCGGGGGCGGCGAAGGAGACGGCAGCGGCGACGGCACCGGTGCCACCGACGAGTCGATCATCCTGATCACCCCCACCCCGATCGGGTCGAACAACTTCCTGCAGCTCGCCGCCGACGGCGCCGAGGAGGCCGGCGAGAAGTACGGCGCCAGCGTCGACGTGTACGAGAGCGAAGACCCGACGAGCATCCAGCAGAACATCGACGCCGCCGTGCGCGAGAAGCCGAGCATCATCATCGGCGTCAGCTTCAGCGTGCTCGACCAGATCACCCAGGCCGCCGCCGACTACCCCGACCAGCAGTTCCTGCTGATCGACACCTCGGCCGAGGAGCCCACCGAGAACCTCACCGCCGCCGTGTTCAAGGAGTACGAGGCCACCTACCTCACCGGCGTCGAGGCCGGCCTCCTCAGCGAGAGCGGCAACGTCGGCGTCGTCGCCTCGCTCGACACCCCGTTCCTGCACCGCTGGGTCGACCCGTTCTTCGCGGGCGCCGAGAGCGTCAAGCCCGGCGTGAAGACCGCCGTGCAGTACGTCGGCGGCGACAATCCGTTCGGCGATCAGGCCCGCTCCAAGGCGCAGGCGCAGATCCTCGCCGACGGCGGTGCCGACTACGTGCAGGCTGCGGCGTCCGGCGGCAACCTGGGCGTCTTCGAGGCGGCCTCCGAGGCCGGCTTCAAGGCCTTCGGCGTCGACACGAACCAGTGCCTCGACTCGCCCGGCAACGTCGTCGACAACGCGATCAAGCGCGTCGACGTCGCTCTCGTCAACTCCGTCGGCGACATCCTCGACGGCACCACCGGCGGCTTCACCTCCTACGGCCTGGCCGAGGGCGGCGTCAGCCTCACGGGCCTCGAAGACGGCGTCGCCGACTCGCAGTGCCTCATCGCCGACCACCCCGACGTGATCGAGAAGGTCGCCGCCGTGCGTGACCAGATCGTCTCGGGCGAGATCACGGTGACCGACCCGCTGACCGCCGGCTAG
- a CDS encoding ABC transporter ATP-binding protein has product MVSSASDDAADAARPPAPVEGAAAVELIGIGKRFGSVVANDGVDLVLRRGTVHAVMGENGAGKSTLMSMLFGLLEPDSGEIRVDGRSMRFAGPLDAIAAGLGMVHQHFRLFDTMSVADNVVYGAEPRRPGVFGRAFVDRRAADARVRELAARYGLDTDPAAVVGSLSAGARQRVEILKALHRDARILILDEPTAVLTPSEVDSLFAVIRRAADAGTTVVLVTHKIHEVLAVSDEVTVLRDGRVTGRFATRDASAAELVRAMTGRAIAEVKNPGTGTPGETVLEVEGLSVSDGRRTVVSDVSLSVRRGEIVGIAGVSGNGQHELVAAVLGTLGVAAGHVRLAGADVTGASVRDRRARGLAVIPEDRRGEGSAVTMTVAENAALGHHRSAPIGASTGIRRGWMSLKVERSQARELIADYDVRTSGEQQLIGSLSGGNAQKVVVARELAHGAPLLIAEQPTQGVDVGAIEAIHGRLLDYRAAGNGVLLVSHEISELLALADRVLVMYGGAIVASFTAAEATTERIGAAMAGAAAADPTEASDAADPTLTANAADVPASGTDGDEASRSHFAATSREADTAHAAWGRAPRETGDVPGATAPDPTAPHDGDRA; this is encoded by the coding sequence ATGGTCTCTAGCGCATCCGATGATGCCGCCGACGCAGCTCGGCCGCCCGCACCCGTCGAGGGAGCGGCCGCGGTCGAGCTGATCGGCATCGGCAAGAGGTTCGGCTCCGTCGTCGCGAACGACGGGGTCGACCTCGTGCTGCGCCGCGGCACCGTGCACGCGGTGATGGGCGAGAACGGCGCCGGCAAGTCGACGCTCATGTCGATGCTGTTCGGGCTGCTCGAGCCTGACTCGGGAGAGATCAGGGTCGACGGGCGCTCGATGCGCTTCGCCGGACCGCTCGACGCGATCGCCGCGGGGCTCGGCATGGTGCACCAGCACTTCCGCCTCTTCGACACGATGAGCGTCGCCGACAACGTCGTCTACGGGGCCGAGCCCCGGCGCCCGGGCGTCTTCGGCCGGGCCTTCGTCGACCGACGGGCAGCGGATGCGCGGGTGCGCGAACTGGCCGCCCGCTACGGTCTCGACACCGACCCCGCGGCCGTCGTGGGCTCGCTGTCGGCCGGGGCGCGGCAGCGCGTCGAGATCCTCAAGGCGCTGCACCGGGACGCCCGCATCCTCATCCTCGACGAACCCACCGCCGTGCTCACGCCGAGCGAGGTCGACAGCCTGTTCGCCGTCATCCGGCGCGCGGCCGACGCGGGCACCACCGTCGTGCTGGTCACGCACAAGATCCACGAGGTGCTCGCCGTCAGCGACGAGGTCACCGTGCTGCGCGACGGCCGGGTCACCGGGCGGTTCGCGACGCGCGACGCCTCGGCGGCCGAGCTGGTGCGGGCGATGACCGGGCGGGCGATCGCCGAGGTCAAGAACCCGGGCACGGGCACGCCGGGCGAGACCGTGCTCGAGGTCGAGGGCCTGTCGGTGTCGGATGGTCGGCGCACCGTCGTGTCCGACGTATCGCTCTCGGTGCGGCGCGGCGAGATCGTCGGCATCGCCGGGGTCTCGGGCAACGGACAGCACGAGCTCGTGGCCGCGGTGCTCGGGACCCTCGGGGTCGCGGCGGGGCACGTGCGCCTGGCCGGCGCCGACGTCACCGGAGCCTCGGTGCGGGATCGGCGTGCGCGGGGGCTCGCCGTCATCCCCGAGGACCGCCGAGGCGAGGGCAGCGCCGTCACCATGACGGTCGCCGAGAACGCGGCGCTCGGCCATCACCGCAGCGCTCCGATCGGGGCGAGCACGGGCATCCGTCGCGGGTGGATGTCGCTGAAGGTCGAACGGTCGCAGGCCCGCGAGCTGATCGCCGACTACGACGTGCGCACCTCGGGGGAGCAGCAGCTGATCGGGTCGCTCTCGGGCGGCAACGCGCAGAAGGTCGTCGTGGCGCGCGAGCTCGCGCACGGGGCGCCCCTGCTGATCGCCGAGCAGCCGACGCAGGGCGTCGACGTCGGGGCGATCGAGGCGATCCACGGGCGGCTGCTCGACTACCGGGCGGCGGGCAACGGCGTCCTGCTGGTCTCGCACGAGATCAGCGAGCTGCTCGCCCTGGCCGACCGGGTGCTCGTGATGTACGGCGGCGCGATCGTCGCCTCGTTCACGGCGGCCGAGGCCACCACCGAGCGCATCGGCGCGGCGATGGCGGGCGCCGCCGCCGCTGATCCGACCGAGGCTTCCGACGCCGCCGATCCCACCTTGACCGCTAACGCCGCCGACGTTCCGGCATCCGGCACCGACGGTGATGAGGCCTCTCGCTCCCACTTCGCAGCGACGTCCCGCGAGGCCGACACCGCCCACGCCGCGTGGGGCCGCGCGCCTCGCGAGACGGGCGACGTCCCCGGCGCCACCGCGCCCGACCCCACCGCGCCCCACGACGGAGACCGCGCATGA
- a CDS encoding ABC transporter permease, which produces MTAPPETTPGASGAPGSSRGPATPAAGDAKAPSRGRRLATAALRHPAVVPIGAVVLALLIGAVIILAAGLDPITAYTAVIQNSLDPGQLDYTFSVWAFICGMALAAAIPLRMGEFNLGGNGQLVLGGLTATVIASSLPLPSIVLIPLAVIGAAVVAGAFGAISAPLATRFGIPIIISTLLLSPVAVAVVSYLVRFPLGEAGSAVAQTTRLPEGARMWALGDLSYSNAGLIIIVLLMVVFWVVDSRTAVGFELRVVGANRRFGAYGGVRVGRLALGAMAAAGAAAGVVGAVIVMSSPFRLIDGALISPGYTFAGLAAALLAGGRPALIPVTAILFTVLQVGGAGMERSADVPRQLSDVLQGVVIVVLALRTVLDQRRTERSSA; this is translated from the coding sequence ATGACCGCCCCACCCGAGACCACCCCCGGCGCGAGCGGCGCCCCCGGCTCGTCCCGCGGGCCCGCGACACCGGCCGCCGGTGACGCGAAGGCGCCGAGCCGCGGCCGCCGCCTCGCCACCGCCGCCCTGCGCCACCCGGCCGTCGTGCCCATCGGCGCCGTCGTGCTCGCCCTGCTGATCGGCGCCGTGATCATCCTCGCGGCCGGCCTCGACCCGATCACCGCCTACACCGCCGTCATCCAGAACTCGCTCGACCCCGGCCAGCTCGACTACACCTTCTCGGTCTGGGCCTTCATCTGCGGCATGGCGCTGGCGGCCGCGATCCCGCTGCGCATGGGCGAGTTCAACCTCGGCGGCAACGGACAGCTCGTGCTCGGCGGCCTCACCGCCACCGTCATCGCGTCGAGCCTGCCGCTGCCCTCGATCGTCCTCATCCCGCTCGCCGTCATCGGTGCGGCGGTCGTCGCGGGCGCCTTCGGAGCGATCTCGGCCCCGCTGGCCACCCGCTTCGGCATCCCGATCATCATCTCGACCCTGCTGCTCAGCCCGGTGGCCGTCGCCGTGGTCAGCTACCTGGTGCGCTTCCCCCTCGGCGAGGCCGGATCTGCGGTCGCCCAGACCACCCGCCTGCCCGAGGGCGCGCGCATGTGGGCGCTCGGCGACCTGTCGTACTCCAACGCCGGCCTCATCATCATCGTGCTGCTGATGGTCGTGTTCTGGGTCGTCGACTCGCGCACCGCCGTCGGCTTCGAGCTCCGCGTGGTCGGCGCGAACCGCCGCTTCGGCGCCTACGGCGGCGTGCGCGTCGGCCGTCTGGCCCTCGGCGCGATGGCTGCCGCCGGTGCCGCCGCGGGCGTGGTCGGCGCCGTGATCGTGATGTCGTCGCCGTTCCGCCTCATCGACGGTGCGCTCATCTCGCCCGGATACACCTTCGCCGGCCTCGCTGCGGCCCTGCTCGCGGGCGGTCGCCCGGCGCTGATCCCGGTCACCGCCATCCTGTTCACCGTGCTTCAGGTCGGCGGCGCCGGCATGGAGCGCTCGGCCGATGTGCCCCGGCAGCTGTCCGACGTGCTGCAGGGCGTCGTGATCGTCGTGCTCGCCCTCCGCACCGTGCTCGACCAGCGGCGCACCGAGAGGAGCTCGGCCTGA
- a CDS encoding ABC transporter permease: MHVFELGFVAAVLLAATPILYAALAGAISAQVGVFNIALEGQMLWGAFAAVAGSYYTGSAWGGVLTALVSTALFSVVLAVGAARWHADPIIIAIGTNLLAIGLTGFLLRVLFDTSGSFSPRGLEGLPKMAFLADVPVIGPIFAGQTALVPLAFVLIVAVGLWLKRSAGGLRLRGVGEHPDAAAALGVNVASYQTWVTIAGGALCGIAGAQLALGNVTVFTENMTAGRGWIAVAAVMLVAGRPLWLPVACLGFGAAEALGFRLQGIGAPQQLTDAAPYAITLLVLVATRIRFAKRASLTST, encoded by the coding sequence ATGCACGTCTTCGAACTCGGCTTCGTGGCGGCTGTCCTCCTCGCGGCGACGCCCATCCTCTACGCCGCACTCGCCGGAGCGATCTCGGCCCAGGTCGGCGTGTTCAACATCGCCCTCGAGGGCCAGATGCTCTGGGGCGCCTTCGCCGCGGTCGCAGGCAGCTACTACACGGGCAGCGCCTGGGGCGGTGTGCTCACCGCACTCGTCTCGACCGCCCTGTTCTCGGTGGTGCTCGCCGTCGGCGCCGCCCGCTGGCACGCCGACCCCATCATCATCGCGATCGGCACGAACCTCCTCGCAATCGGGCTCACCGGGTTCCTGCTGCGGGTGCTCTTCGACACCTCGGGGTCGTTCTCGCCGCGCGGCCTCGAGGGGCTGCCGAAGATGGCGTTCCTCGCCGACGTCCCGGTGATCGGCCCGATCTTCGCGGGCCAGACGGCGCTCGTGCCGCTCGCCTTCGTGCTCATCGTCGCCGTGGGGCTGTGGCTGAAGCGCTCGGCGGGGGGCCTCCGCCTCCGGGGCGTGGGCGAGCATCCGGATGCCGCCGCCGCCCTCGGCGTGAACGTCGCCTCGTACCAGACCTGGGTCACCATCGCGGGCGGCGCCCTCTGCGGCATCGCCGGCGCCCAGCTGGCCCTCGGCAACGTGACCGTCTTCACCGAGAACATGACCGCCGGCCGCGGCTGGATCGCCGTCGCCGCCGTCATGCTCGTCGCCGGCCGCCCCCTCTGGCTGCCCGTCGCGTGCCTGGGCTTCGGCGCGGCCGAGGCGCTCGGCTTCCGCCTGCAGGGCATCGGCGCCCCTCAGCAGCTCACCGACGCGGCCCCCTACGCGATCACGCTGCTCGTGCTGGTGGCCACCCGCATCCGCTTCGCGAAGCGCGCCTCGCTCACCAGCACCTGA
- a CDS encoding nucleoside hydrolase, with amino-acid sequence MTDAPATATTPAQATPAPATGTPARETRHIVVDTDTGIDDALALLYLAGRDDAEISAITSVYGNTPVEAALTNIARVQKLAGLEDVLVARGAAGPIDGEPRIAGHVHGRDGLGDLWSDPIAPKNLSPLSSAELLVELGRSKPGYYDLLPVGPLTNLGLALEIEPELLTLYRSVVIMGGSGPFPPLGTVQMVDANIHNDAEAARRVFAAPRRQLVMVGVNVTAHTIVDEQAVQALHRAGTEWGTFSAQVLEAYMDFYQYSWGRRVSPAHDGLAAALLVHPEWITSATIGPVNITSDGFATRAHLMRTATGLPVSWQSSPAPDTVVVLDVDREAFLADFVRVLSGH; translated from the coding sequence ATGACCGACGCCCCGGCCACCGCCACCACGCCCGCCCAGGCCACACCCGCCCCGGCCACCGGCACCCCCGCTCGCGAGACCCGCCACATCGTCGTCGACACCGACACCGGCATCGACGACGCGCTCGCCCTGCTCTACCTGGCCGGCCGCGACGACGCCGAGATCTCGGCCATCACGAGCGTCTACGGCAACACCCCCGTCGAGGCGGCGCTGACGAACATCGCCCGCGTGCAGAAGCTCGCCGGCCTCGAGGACGTGCTCGTCGCCCGTGGCGCCGCCGGCCCCATCGACGGCGAGCCGCGCATCGCCGGGCACGTGCACGGCCGCGACGGCCTCGGCGACCTCTGGTCCGACCCGATCGCCCCGAAGAACCTCTCGCCGCTCTCGAGCGCCGAGCTGCTCGTCGAGCTGGGGCGCTCCAAGCCCGGCTACTACGACCTGCTGCCCGTCGGGCCGCTGACGAACCTCGGCCTCGCCCTCGAGATCGAGCCCGAACTGCTGACGCTCTACCGCTCGGTGGTCATCATGGGCGGATCCGGTCCGTTCCCGCCGCTCGGCACCGTGCAGATGGTCGACGCGAACATCCACAACGACGCCGAGGCCGCCCGCCGGGTGTTCGCGGCCCCGCGCCGTCAGCTCGTGATGGTCGGCGTCAACGTCACCGCCCACACGATCGTCGACGAGCAGGCCGTGCAGGCCCTGCACCGCGCCGGCACCGAGTGGGGCACCTTCTCGGCGCAGGTTCTCGAGGCGTACATGGACTTCTACCAGTACTCCTGGGGCCGCCGTGTCTCCCCGGCGCACGACGGGCTCGCGGCGGCGCTGCTGGTGCACCCCGAGTGGATCACCTCGGCCACCATCGGCCCCGTCAACATCACGAGCGACGGCTTCGCCACGCGCGCGCACCTCATGCGCACCGCGACGGGGCTGCCGGTGTCGTGGCAGAGTTCTCCGGCTCCCGACACGGTGGTGGTGCTCGACGTCGACCGCGAGGCGTTCCTCGCCGACTTCGTGCGGGTGCTGTCGGGGCACTGA
- a CDS encoding 4-(cytidine 5'-diphospho)-2-C-methyl-D-erythritol kinase, protein MNDRGAPKTVHVRAPGKINVFLKVGAVMSDGYHDVATAYQAVSLYEDVFASPASDFSVVFEGGHIDTSGLETDGSNLAIRAARLLARRAGYREGVSLRISKNVPIAGGMGGGSADAAAALLACDTLWGTDLGRDELHTLAAELGADVPFALAGGTAIGTGRGDQLSPALAKGQFQWVLVLPEHGVSTPEVYRELDRHRERHAQDIFPAQGQPTVDADVLQALRAGDPHMLAESLSNDLQAPALHLSPGLASVLEVGEQNGALAGIVSGSGPTIAFLAADLDGALELQIALSAARHHVVRVTGPVAGARVVAD, encoded by the coding sequence ATGAACGACCGGGGCGCACCGAAGACCGTGCACGTCCGGGCTCCCGGCAAGATCAACGTGTTCCTCAAGGTCGGTGCGGTGATGTCCGACGGGTACCACGACGTCGCCACCGCCTACCAGGCCGTCTCGCTCTACGAAGACGTCTTCGCCAGCCCAGCGAGCGACTTCTCGGTCGTCTTCGAGGGCGGCCACATCGACACCTCAGGGCTCGAGACCGACGGGTCGAACCTCGCGATCCGGGCGGCGCGCCTGCTCGCCCGGCGGGCCGGCTACCGCGAGGGCGTCTCGCTGCGCATCTCGAAGAACGTGCCGATCGCGGGCGGAATGGGCGGCGGGTCGGCGGATGCTGCGGCCGCCCTTCTGGCCTGCGACACGCTCTGGGGAACCGACCTCGGCCGCGACGAGCTGCACACGCTGGCCGCCGAGCTCGGCGCCGACGTGCCCTTCGCCCTCGCCGGAGGCACGGCCATCGGCACCGGACGCGGCGACCAGCTGAGCCCCGCGCTCGCCAAGGGGCAGTTCCAGTGGGTGCTCGTGCTGCCCGAGCACGGCGTCTCGACGCCTGAGGTCTACCGCGAGCTCGACCGGCACCGCGAGCGCCACGCGCAGGACATCTTCCCGGCCCAGGGCCAGCCCACCGTTGACGCCGACGTGCTGCAGGCGCTGCGGGCGGGTGATCCGCACATGCTCGCGGAGTCGCTGAGCAACGACCTGCAGGCGCCGGCGCTGCACCTGAGCCCGGGGCTCGCCTCGGTGCTCGAGGTGGGGGAGCAGAACGGCGCCCTCGCGGGCATCGTCTCGGGCTCGGGCCCCACCATCGCGTTCCTGGCGGCCGACCTCGACGGCGCCCTCGAACTGCAGATCGCGCTGAGCGCCGCGCGCCACCACGTCGTGCGCGTCACGGGCCCGGTCGCGGGTGCCCGCGTCGTCGCCGACTAG
- a CDS encoding adenine phosphoribosyltransferase — protein MPDQNAPVAPAVSPAVVEAIRSGMTETPDFPSEGILFRDLSGLFADADGLRTVAAALVEGFGPLDAVAGVEARGFVLGAAAAVATGHGMLAVRKAGKLPGEVLSESYALEYGSASLEVHPSTLPAGARVVIVDDVLATGGTLAATIRLMERAGWDVVGVAVVLELEALGGRAALAAATAAPVKALLAL, from the coding sequence ATGCCCGATCAGAACGCACCCGTCGCCCCTGCCGTCTCGCCCGCCGTGGTGGAGGCCATCCGCTCGGGCATGACCGAGACGCCCGACTTCCCGTCGGAGGGGATCCTGTTCCGCGACCTGTCGGGGCTGTTCGCCGACGCGGACGGGCTGCGGACCGTGGCGGCGGCGCTCGTGGAGGGCTTCGGCCCTCTCGACGCGGTGGCCGGGGTCGAGGCCCGGGGGTTCGTGCTGGGGGCGGCGGCTGCCGTCGCGACCGGTCACGGGATGCTCGCGGTGCGCAAAGCGGGCAAGCTGCCCGGCGAGGTGCTGAGCGAGAGCTACGCGCTGGAGTACGGGTCGGCGAGCCTCGAGGTGCATCCGTCGACGCTGCCGGCGGGGGCGCGCGTGGTGATCGTCGACGACGTACTGGCGACGGGCGGGACGCTGGCCGCGACGATCCGGCTGATGGAGCGCGCGGGGTGGGACGTCGTGGGAGTCGCCGTCGTGCTCGAGCTCGAGGCGCTCGGCGGCCGCGCGGCGCTCGCCGCCGCGACCGCGGCCCCCGTGAAGGCGCTGCTCGCCCTCTGA
- a CDS encoding Pr6Pr family membrane protein: MRRVFGVIRVVAAGVVIAAIVGQLVYSLDVVPDVAHFLVNFFSYFTILSNALAAIALLVGGYFSFTVRRDPAWFNLSLAAIVTYMATTGVVYNLLLRSITLEQGRTLAWSNEVLHLIAPIYIVLVWILSPGKSPLRWSALWAIVAFPIAWAVYTMIRGPLVGWYPYPFLDPSQPGGYGAVAVYVLGIAGFIGLMGCAVVALSRTRLLRG; the protein is encoded by the coding sequence ATGCGCAGAGTGTTCGGGGTGATCAGGGTGGTGGCCGCCGGCGTGGTCATCGCGGCCATCGTCGGGCAACTGGTCTACAGCCTCGACGTGGTGCCCGACGTCGCGCACTTCCTGGTGAACTTCTTCAGCTACTTCACGATCCTCTCGAACGCCCTCGCCGCGATCGCTCTGCTCGTCGGTGGCTACTTCTCATTCACCGTGCGCCGCGACCCGGCCTGGTTCAACCTCTCGCTCGCGGCCATCGTGACCTACATGGCGACGACCGGCGTCGTCTACAACCTGCTGCTCCGCAGCATCACGCTCGAGCAGGGGCGCACGCTCGCCTGGTCGAACGAGGTGCTGCACCTGATCGCGCCGATCTACATCGTGCTCGTCTGGATCCTCTCGCCCGGCAAGTCGCCGTTGCGCTGGAGCGCCCTCTGGGCGATCGTCGCGTTCCCGATCGCCTGGGCGGTCTACACGATGATCCGCGGGCCGCTTGTCGGCTGGTACCCGTACCCCTTCCTCGACCCCTCGCAGCCCGGCGGCTACGGCGCGGTCGCGGTGTACGTGCTCGGCATCGCGGGGTTCATCGGCCTGATGGGCTGCGCGGTCGTCGCCCTCAGCCGCACCCGCCTGCTGCGAGGCTGA
- a CDS encoding spermidine synthase, with amino-acid sequence MLADRRRFSFAFDGRKATLKRVNRASESYELSVDGVAQSVVSLTDARLLAWPYVQHIARAIDAVAAPGAPVFAVHLGAGAMALPRYVAVTRPGSPQLVVEFERELCEAVLAALPLPEGADIAIAFGDARALAEADASTSGSPGAVTTAGREWQGAEVTVVDLWDAATIRAHVASLEFYRLVAARSAPEGLVAVNLLDGHPFEYARAQAATLRKVFADVAVVTDFDPDDADGPLGNVVVLASGGAVAVAAHPELFGDERPFVLHGATLDTWIGDAKVLTDADGVDSPDIDDPRWA; translated from the coding sequence ATGCTCGCCGATCGCCGCCGGTTCTCGTTCGCCTTCGACGGGCGCAAGGCCACCCTGAAGCGGGTGAACCGCGCGAGCGAGAGCTACGAGCTGAGCGTCGACGGCGTGGCGCAGTCGGTGGTGTCGTTGACGGATGCGCGGCTGCTCGCCTGGCCCTACGTGCAGCACATCGCCCGGGCGATCGACGCGGTCGCGGCGCCCGGCGCTCCGGTGTTCGCCGTGCATCTGGGTGCGGGGGCGATGGCGCTGCCGAGGTACGTGGCGGTGACGCGTCCGGGGTCGCCGCAGCTCGTGGTGGAGTTCGAGCGGGAGCTCTGCGAGGCGGTGCTGGCCGCACTGCCGCTGCCGGAGGGGGCGGACATCGCGATCGCCTTCGGCGACGCGCGGGCTCTCGCGGAGGCAGACGCGAGCACGAGTGGAAGCCCAGGCGCCGTCACGACCGCCGGCCGCGAGTGGCAGGGCGCCGAGGTGACGGTCGTCGATCTCTGGGACGCCGCTACGATCCGCGCCCACGTCGCGAGCCTCGAGTTCTACCGGCTCGTGGCCGCACGATCGGCTCCGGAGGGGCTGGTGGCGGTCAACCTGCTGGACGGGCATCCGTTCGAGTACGCGCGGGCGCAGGCGGCGACCCTTCGGAAGGTGTTCGCCGACGTGGCCGTGGTGACCGACTTCGACCCCGACGACGCGGACGGGCCGCTCGGCAACGTGGTCGTGCTGGCGAGCGGTGGGGCCGTGGCGGTGGCCGCGCATCCGGAGCTCTTCGGCGACGAGAGACCGTTCGTGCTGCACGGCGCCACCCTCGACACCTGGATCGGCGACGCGAAGGTGCTCACCGACGCCGATGGCGTCGACTCCCCCGACATCGACGACCCGCGCTGGGCCTGA